The DNA region CGTACGGTCGTCGAGGAGCTGTCCGGTGCGGAACGCCCGGATCTGGTGCTCGTCAACGACGACGACCTCACGTACTGCAAGACCCGCCTCGACGAGGTGTCGATGGCGACGCTGCGCGCGCACCTCGGTGAGCTGGCCGCCGGGCCCGGCGAGGAGCGAGGCGCGGCGGAGGCGGAGGCCGACGGCGGTCACAACCCCTCACTGTCCAGGGCGCTTTGCTGGTCGGCGATGTGGAATCTGACGCGTGACGGGCTGATGCCCGCGAGGGACTTCGTCTCGCTGGTGCTCTCCTTCGCGGGCACCGAGTCGGATGTCGGCGTGCTACAGATGCTGCACGCCTGGAGCCGGTCCGCGGTCGTCAGCTACGCCGCCCCGGAGTGGCGCGACGAGGGCCGAAGGGCGCTCGCGGAGGGCGCGTTGAGCATGCTGCGCCTGGCGGAGCCGGGCAGCGGGCACCAGTTGGCGTGGGCGCGCTTCTTCGCGGCCGTGGCCGACGACGAGAAGGATCTGCGGCTGCTGCGGGGGCTGTTGGGCTCGCCCGCGCCGGGCGGTTCGAAGGGGTCCGGGGGCGAAGGAGCGGCCCGTATCGACGGGCTGGTCATCGACCAGGAGCTGCGCTGGACGTTCCTGGAGACGCTCGCCGCACGGGGCGAAGCCGACGCGGAACTGCTCGACTCCGAACTCGCCCGCGACGACACGGCGTCCGGCAAGCGCCACCATGTGCGCTGTCTGGCGGCGCGCCCCTCGCCGGAGGTCAAGGCGCGTGCGTGGGACGCGGTGATGACCTCCGACCGGCTGTCGAACGCGCTGGTCGAGGCCACCATCGCGGGGTTCGCCCAGCCCGGTCAGCAGGAGCTGACGGCGCCGTACGCACAGCCCTACTTCGAGGCGCTGGAGGAGGTCTGGCGCACCCGTTCCATCGAGATCGCGATGTCGATCGTGCGCGGGCTCTACCCCGATCTCCAGGGCGACCAGGCCACTTTGGACGCGACCGACGCATGGCTGGCCGCGCACGAGGACGCGGCGCCCGCGCTGCGGCGCCTCGTGCTGGAGGCACGTGACGATCTGGCCCGTGCGCTGCGGGCGCAGCGCTGCGACGCGGCCGCGGGGGCCTCAGCCCGTTAGACGGCCGGGGACCGGGTTGCGTAGGGACGCTCCCTCGGACGCGGGCGACCGCGACGCGCACGGCACGCAGCACGCCTAAGGGCGCCCGGCCATACGGCGGCACAGCGCCGGGCGCAGGGGGGTCGTGCGGGCACCCGGCCGTACGGGCAGGTGAACGCGTGGCGCGGCTACGGAACGCAGCGCGCCCGGCTACGCCACGACCGTGAACGGCAACGAGGAGCTGTCGTCGTGCCGTTGGTACCAGTGGCGGTAGGCGTCGCTCGCCCACGCCACCTCGCGATACGCGGCTTCGAGGTCCGCGAGCAGTGCCGCGGGTTCGATCGCGGGCGCCGTGCCGGGTGCGGCGTCGGGCGGCGCCTCCCTTGTGGCCAGCAGCAGCCGTACCGCCAGCGGGTCGCCCCGCAGCGGCCGTACTATCCGGCCGGGACGGGCGGGCGCGGTCGGCTGGCAGGGTGCGACGACCTCTCCGGCGGCCACGAGGTCGGCGGCGGCGAGGTTGTCGCCGTGCACGACACGGGGGTTGATGCCCGCCTCGGCGAAGACCCTGCGCAGACCGGTCCATTCGCCGTCGGCGGCGGGGTCGACCATCCACCGCTCGTGTGCGAGTTCCGTCAGGCTCAGCACGGAACGGGACGCGGCCGGGTGCGTGGCGGACAGGGCGACGAACTGCGGCTCGCGCTCTACCAGTACGTGCACCTCCACGCCGTCGGGTATCTGCAACGGCGAGCCCTCGACCTCGTGCACGAAGACGGCGTCGAGCTGGTTCTCCGCGACCATGCGCAGCAGGGTGTGCGCGGAGGCGTCCATGTGGAAGGTGGTGTCGGCCTCGGGCAGCCTCGCGCGCAGCCGCCGCAGCCAGCCGGGCACGGCAGGGCTTCCCGTACTGCCGATGCGCAAGTACTCTCCCCCGGCACGGCTCGCGGCGGCCCTGGCCTCGCTCACGAGCGCGGTCATCTCGGCGACGAGGGGCCGTGCCCTGCACAGCACGAACTTGCCGAGCGGTGTGGGGACGCTGCCCGTACGCTCCCGGGAGAAGAGCTGGCCGCCGACGGCCTGCTCGATACGGCGGAGCTGTGTGGTCAACGAGGGCTGGGTCATGCCGAGTTGACGGGCCGCCTTGTGCACACTGCCCGTGTCGGCGATCGCGCACAGCGCACGAAGATGCCTCACTTCGAGCTCCACACGCCGGAGCATAGCCAAGCGGACGTTTGTCACACCAGACGCCGAGGAGTCTCAGAACGTCCTGCGTACCGGGTGATGCGACGGAGCTATCACTAGTTGCCATCATCCCTCGCGGCAAAGTCTCCAACAGACTCTTCGTCAGCAGGAGTTCTTCCGGCAGCGCGGACCGCACCCCACCTTGCAGCGGTCACGTCGCTACGGACCAGAATGGAGACCCCCCATGAGAACCCGCACCACGGCAATCTCTGCGGCACTCGGCCTCGGACTGGCCCTGGGTCTGGGTGCGATGCCCGCCTCGGCAGCGACGCCGGACGACGGTGGCAGCACCGCGAAGAGCAGCGCGACCCGCTCCGGATACATCGGCGAATCGAACAAGGCGACCGAGGCGTTCTTCAACGCCGTGGTGAAGGACGCCTTGAAGAAGCAGGCCGCCAAGCCGGGCATCCAGGCGGTCACCGTCAACTACGACGCGAGCGGGGCCCCCACCTTCGCGAGCCAGATCGCCAACAGCACCGCGGTGTGGAACGCGGCCGTCTCCAACGTGCAGCTCGCCGAGGGCGGCAGCGCCAGCTTCGACTACCGCGAGGGTGACGACCCGCGTGGTTCGTACGCCTCGACCGACGGTCACGGCAACGGCTACATCTTCCTGGACTACGCGCAGAACCAGGAGTACGACTCCAACCGCGTCGTCGCCCACGAGACCGGCCATGTGCTCGGCCTGCCGGACCACTACGAGGGTCCGTGCAGCGAGCTGATGTCCGGCGGCGGCCCCGGCCCGTCCTGCACCAACGACAAGCCGGACGCCAACGAGGCCGCGCAGGTCCAGTCGCTGTGGGCGAACGGCGTGGCCAGCGCCGCCTTCGACCAGGCCGCCTTCGCCAAGTAGGCGGCAGCGCCCGGGACTCCGGGAACAGCACGAGGCATGACGAGCAGGAAAAGCCAGCACCACGCCGGTACAGCGCGACCCGTAAGACGCACCACGCCTGAACACCGAAGAACAGCGCAACCGCACGCACCACGCCGAAGTTGCACGGCCCGCATCCCCCCACACGGAGGCCCCCGGCAGCAGACCGGGGGCCTTCGGGCGCGGCAGTGGGCCGGTGCCGTCGGTGTGGTGGATGCGCCGGGAGCCTCCGGAGCGGCCGGGCCGGAGTGACGGGTCTGCCGTCCGCGCGGGGGGCCGCCGGATGCCCGCCACACCGGCCCGGGATGCTCCGGGTACGACAGCGGCGGCCGGTCACCGTGAAGGACGTCCCGGTGACCGGCCGCCGCAGCCAATTCGCAGGCGCCGCGGCCGAGTTCGCGACTGCGGCGGCGATGTCCGCGGGGCAGCGTGCCCGGCCGGACCTCTGCGCTACCCGGCCGGACCCTGTGAGGTCAGGCCCCGGGGCGGGGACCCTGCGCCCCCGCCCCTGCGCCTCGTTCCCGCAGCGTCAGCCGGCCGCAGCGTCCGCCTTCTGCGCACGCAGCGCCCGCTCGACGCCCGCCCGTGACTCGGTCACCAACCGCCGCAGCGCCGCGCCCGGCCGGGCCTCCTCCAGCCATGCGTCCGTGGCGTCGAGGGTCTCCTGCGACACCTGGAGCGCCGGGTAGAGCCCCACGGCGATCTGCTGCGCCATCTCGTGGCTGCGCTGCTCCCAGATGTCCTTGACCACCTCGAAGTACTTCCCCGCGTACGGCGCGAGCAGTTCACGCTGGTCGGTCTGGAGGAACCCGCCGATGACGGCCTCCTGCACCGCGTTCGGCAGGCCGGTCTCGGCCCCGGCTCCGCTGCCGACCACCGACGCCCACGCCTCGGCCTTCGCCTCCGCCGTGGGCCGTGCGGCCCGTGCCATCGCCGCGTAGCGCTCACCCGCCGAGGTCGCGTCGCGCTCCAGCTCCGCGGCGATCTCCTTCTCCCCGGCGCGTCCCGTGGCGGCGAGGCGGTGCAGCAGTGCCCAGCGAAGTTCGGTGTCTACGACCAGGCCCTCCACGGCCTTGGCGCCTGCGCCGCCTTCGCCCGCTCCTTCGCCTCCGGCCGGTGCCTCCGCCAACAGCTCCTCAAGCAGCGCCAGTTGGGCGTCCGTACGAGCGGACGAGGCGAAAGCGCGCGCCCACGCGAGCTGGTGGTCGCTGCCCGGTGCCGCAGCGCGTAGCTGTTCGAGCGCGGCCTCCGACCAGCGCAGCAGACCGGTCTCCCGCCAACGCGGGTCGGCGTAGAGGTCGAGCGCGAGCTTGACCTGCCGGTGCAGCGACTGGACCACGCCGATGTCCGACTCCTTGACGATGCCGGAGAGCACGAGGTCCAGATAGTCGCGGGCGGGCAGTTCAGCGTCGCGCGTCATGTCCCAGGCGGAGGCCCAGCACAGCGCGCGGGGCAGCGACTCCTCGAAGTCGCCGATGTGCTCCGTGACGGTCGCCAGCGACTCCGCGTCGAGGCGGACCTTCGCATACGACAGGTCGTCGTCGTTGAGGATGACGGCGGCCGGGCGGCTGCGGCCCGACAGCTCCGGCACCTCGGTCACCTCGCCGTCGACGTCCAGCTCGATGCGGTCCGTGCGTACGAGCTTGCCCTCCCGCAGGTCGTACACGCCGATCGCGATCCTGTGCGGGCGCAGCGTCGACTGCCCGGCGGCGCCCGGAGGCAGGGCGGGCGCCTCCTGCCGTACCGCGAAGGAGGTGATCTCCCCCGAGGCGTCGGTGACGATCTCGGGGCGCATCACATTGATCCCCGCGGTCTCCAGCCACGCCTTCGACCAGGACGCCAGATCGCGCCCGGAGGTCTCCTCCAGCGCGCCGAGCAGGTCCCCGAGGCGGGTGTTGCCCCACTCGTGGCGCTTGAAGTAGCGCTGCACGCCGCTGAAGAAGGCGTCCTCGCCCACATATGCGACGAGCTGCTTCAGCACGGACGCGCCCTTGGCGTAGGTGATCCCGTCGAAGTTGACCAGCACGTCGTCGAGGTCGCGGATCTCCGCCATGATCGGGTGCGTGGAGGGCAGTTGGTCCTGCCGGTACGCCCAGGTCTTCATCTGGTTGGCGAACGTCGTCCACGAGTGGGGCCAGCGCGAGCCGGGAGCGGCGGACATGCATGCCACGGACGTGTACGTGGCGAACGACTCGTTGAGCCACAGGTCGTTCCACCACTCCATCGTCACGAGGTCGCCGAACCACATGTGGGCCAGCTCGTGGAGGATGGTCTCCGCACGCGTCTCGTACGCGGCGTCCGTCACCTTGGAGCGGAAGACGTACTGGTCGCGGATGGTGACCGCGCCGGCGTTCTCCATGGCGCCCGCGTTGAACTCCGGGACGAAGAGCTGGTCGTACTTGCCGAAGGGGTACGGGTAGTCGAACTTCTCCTGGAACCAGTCGAATCCCTGCCGCGTGACCTCGAAGATCGCGTCCGCGTCGAGGTGTTCGGCCAGCGAGGGGCGGCAGTAGACGCCCAGCGGGATGGTGCGTCCGCCGCCCTCCCACGTGCTGTGCACCGAGTGGTACGGGCCGGCGACGAGCGCCGTGACGTAGGTGGAGATCCGCGGCGTCGGCTCGAAGCACCACAGCCCGTCCTCCGGCTGCGGTGCGGGGGAGTTGGAGATCACCGTCCAGCCCTCGGGGGCGCGCACGGTGAACTGGAAGGCCGCCTTCAGGTCCGGCTGCTCGAAGCTGGCGAAGACGCGGCGGGCGTCGGGCACCTCGAACTGCGTGTAGAGATACGCCTGCTGGTCGACGGGGTCGACGAAGCGGTGCAGGCCCTCACCGGTGTTGGTGTACGCGCAGTCCGCCACCACCAGCAGTTCGTTCTCGCCCCGGGCGAGCTCCGGGAGCGCGATGCGTGAGTCGGCGAACGCCTCGGCCGGGTCGACGGCCTGTCCGTTCAGGACGATCTCGTGCACCGTGGGGGCAACCAGGTCGATCCAGCTCGGCGCCGCCTCCGCGGCCTCGAAGCGGACGAGCGTCCGGGAGCGGAAGGTGCCCCCGTCCTGTGCGCCGCTCAGATCCAGCTCGATCTCGTAGGAGTCCACGCGGAGGAGCTGCGCGCGCGCCGGCGAGCCTCCTCGCGTGTCAGATTCGTGCCAGGCACCTGGTGCTCTCCCCTGCTGTCGCAATCTCACGATGTCGTAGTTCGGCCATCCTTCCACGTGGCCGCGGTGCGGTGTTCCCATCCGCCCGCCTGAGGGGCGGGCGCTTCCGGCGTGCCCCGAACGCCGGGACTCATGCGCCCCGCTCCGCTTCCACGCGGCCCCGGCCTCCTGGCGGGGCGAGGTGAACGGCGGGTGAGCAGCAGGGCGACGGCGGACCGGACGCGGGCAACGGGGAGGAAGCGGCGGTTCCGGTCGGTGATCCATGAGTGCCGATGGGCGTGCGGCGTTCCGCCGTCGTTCAGGCGCAGGTCACTCCGGATGCCAAACATCCCTGGTGAGCGGGTCGTTCCGAGCCGGTACGCACCAGCGGCGCAGGCGCGGCACGGCACGCGACCGCTTCGCGCGTCACAGGATTCGCGTCCGTCACAGGAGAGGCAGCCCGCATGGACCGCAGCAGCCGGTGGCAGACCCGTCTGCCCGACCGCCGCACCCTCCTCACGCTCGGTGCCGCCGGGGCGGCCACCGTACTCGGGGCCGCGCCGGTGTTCAACGGGGGTTCCGCCAACGCCGGTCAGCCTTCGAAGTCGTCCCCTTCACCAGGCGCGTCGGCCTCGGCCCGCGCTCGCGCCGCCCGTGCACGAGCGCAGGCTCCCGTCACCCGCGCCGAACCCGTGGAACCCTCCCCCGAGGGCACCACGCTCGCCCGGGTCTCCACTCCGCGCGGCGGCTCCGGCGGCTATCGGCGCCTCGGCGACGGCCCCGGCTGGAAGCGTCTCGTACGTACGGACCTCGCGGAGGCGCGCCAAGGCCGCACGGAGAAGCGGCGGCTGCTGACGGCCTTCGTCCAGTTCACCGATCTGCACATGGTCGACGTGCAGCATCCGCTGCGCTACGAGTATCTGCGCACCGAGACCACCAGCGCCTGGCGTCCGCAGGAGGCCCTGTCGGTGGCGGGCGC from Streptomyces marispadix includes:
- a CDS encoding LysR family transcriptional regulator, producing the protein MLRRVELEVRHLRALCAIADTGSVHKAARQLGMTQPSLTTQLRRIEQAVGGQLFSRERTGSVPTPLGKFVLCRARPLVAEMTALVSEARAAASRAGGEYLRIGSTGSPAVPGWLRRLRARLPEADTTFHMDASAHTLLRMVAENQLDAVFVHEVEGSPLQIPDGVEVHVLVEREPQFVALSATHPAASRSVLSLTELAHERWMVDPAADGEWTGLRRVFAEAGINPRVVHGDNLAAADLVAAGEVVAPCQPTAPARPGRIVRPLRGDPLAVRLLLATREAPPDAAPGTAPAIEPAALLADLEAAYREVAWASDAYRHWYQRHDDSSSLPFTVVA
- the snpA gene encoding snapalysin, translating into MRTRTTAISAALGLGLALGLGAMPASAATPDDGGSTAKSSATRSGYIGESNKATEAFFNAVVKDALKKQAAKPGIQAVTVNYDASGAPTFASQIANSTAVWNAAVSNVQLAEGGSASFDYREGDDPRGSYASTDGHGNGYIFLDYAQNQEYDSNRVVAHETGHVLGLPDHYEGPCSELMSGGGPGPSCTNDKPDANEAAQVQSLWANGVASAAFDQAAFAK